The nucleotide sequence CAGTATTTTCAGGAGATACGCTTTTTGAGCTTTCCGTCGGCCGTACCGATTTCTCTTACGGGGATATGGATATGCTTATTAACTCTATTAAAAATAAATTGTTTTCTTTGGGAGACGATATAACAGTATATCCGGGACACGGTGAAAAAACAAACATCAGGAAAGAAAGAGAAAATAATATGTTTCTTAAATAAAAAAGGGGTGCTGACAGCACCCCTTTTGATTTAGTTGACTTCTACAACTTCAACGTAAAATGTCAGTTTTCTTCCTGCTAATGGATGATTAAAGTCAATTTTAACATTATCATCGTTAAGCTCTTTAACAAGTCCTCTGAAATTCTGCTCGTTTTCGTCAGTAAGGTCAATATACATGCCTTCCTGAATATTTTCGTCAAGGTTGATATTTTGTCTTGGAATATCTGTTATGGCATCTTCCTGAATTTCCCCGAAAGCCTGCTCAGGAG is from Flexistipes sinusarabici DSM 4947 and encodes:
- a CDS encoding FKBP-type peptidyl-prolyl cis-trans isomerase, which codes for MEAGNNSKVTFHYTVTIEDGTVVDSTKEEEPLTVQLGEKQLLPDLEKELVGMKEGEEKSVELTPEQAFGEIQEDAITDIPRQNINLDENIQEGMYIDLTDENEQNFRGLVKELNDDNVKIDFNHPLAGRKLTFYVEVVEVN